Proteins encoded by one window of Erwinia pyrifoliae DSM 12163:
- the pabC gene encoding aminodeoxychorismate lyase, which produces MIWVNGEARDTIEARDRAVQFGDGCFTTARVQQGRVQRLAAHLQRLQQGCERLRISGVDWMALEAEIIQATVSCDDGVLKAILTRGSGGRGYSAQGCQKPGRIISLSAYPAHYHQLRQKGARLVLSSVRLGKNPQLAGIKHLNRLEQVLIRTELEQTGADEALVLDSDAMLVECCAANLFWRVGKQVFTPDLSSSGVNGIQRQRVMKRVVQLGYTLSEVRAGIDVLAAAEEVLITNALMPVLPVYQAECWHYASRQLFNLLNPIVNDVENDD; this is translated from the coding sequence ATGATATGGGTGAACGGTGAAGCGCGGGACACTATCGAAGCCCGCGATCGTGCTGTCCAGTTTGGTGATGGCTGCTTCACCACTGCGCGCGTGCAGCAGGGTCGCGTCCAGCGGCTGGCGGCGCATCTGCAACGTTTACAACAGGGCTGTGAGCGGCTGAGGATTAGCGGAGTGGACTGGATGGCGCTGGAAGCGGAGATCATTCAGGCCACAGTCAGCTGCGATGATGGTGTGTTAAAAGCCATCCTCACCCGTGGCAGCGGTGGGCGTGGTTACAGCGCCCAGGGGTGCCAGAAGCCGGGACGTATCATCTCACTCTCTGCTTATCCTGCCCATTATCATCAGCTGCGCCAAAAGGGCGCCCGGCTGGTATTGAGTTCGGTTCGGCTGGGTAAAAACCCCCAGCTGGCCGGCATCAAACACCTTAACCGCCTTGAGCAAGTCTTGATCCGCACAGAGCTTGAACAGACCGGTGCCGATGAGGCGCTGGTGCTTGACAGTGACGCTATGCTGGTGGAATGCTGTGCGGCAAATTTATTCTGGCGCGTGGGGAAGCAGGTGTTTACCCCTGATTTAAGCAGCAGTGGAGTGAATGGGATCCAGCGCCAGCGGGTGATGAAGCGGGTAGTGCAACTCGGTTATACCCTGAGCGAGGTACGTGCCGGTATTGACGTGCTGGCAGCGGCAGAAGAGGTGCTGATCACCAATGCACTGATGCCGGTTCTGCCGGTTTATCAGGCAGAATGCTGGCATTACGCTTCGCGCCAGCTGTTTAACCTGCTCAACCCGATTGTGAACGACGTGGAAAATGATGACTAA
- the fabG gene encoding 3-oxoacyl-ACP reductase FabG has translation MSFEGKIALVTGASRGIGRAIAETLVARGAKVVGTATSQSGADAISSYLGDNGKGLLLNVTDATSITNVLENIRAEFGEVDILVNNAGITRDNLLMRMKDDEWQDILDTNLTSVFRLSKSVMRAMMKKRAGRIITIGSVVGTMGNAGQANYAAAKAGLIGFSKSLAREIASRGITVNVVAPGFIETDMTRALSEEQRAGILAEVPAGRLGSAQEIANAVAFLASDEAAYITGETLHVNGGMYMV, from the coding sequence ATGAGCTTCGAAGGAAAAATCGCGCTGGTTACCGGTGCAAGTCGCGGCATTGGTCGTGCTATTGCAGAAACCCTGGTGGCACGCGGTGCTAAAGTGGTGGGGACGGCGACCAGCCAAAGCGGTGCCGATGCCATCAGCAGCTATCTGGGCGATAACGGTAAAGGGCTGCTGCTGAACGTGACCGACGCAACTTCCATTACCAACGTGTTGGAAAATATTCGCGCCGAGTTTGGCGAAGTGGATATTTTAGTCAATAATGCAGGCATCACGCGTGATAATCTTCTGATGCGCATGAAGGATGATGAGTGGCAGGATATTCTTGACACCAATCTGACTTCCGTATTCCGTTTGTCAAAATCGGTAATGCGAGCGATGATGAAAAAACGTGCGGGTCGAATTATTACCATTGGCTCCGTAGTTGGAACAATGGGTAATGCGGGTCAGGCAAACTACGCGGCAGCAAAAGCGGGTTTGATTGGCTTTAGCAAGTCACTGGCGCGCGAAATTGCGTCTCGTGGCATCACTGTTAACGTCGTGGCACCTGGTTTTATTGAAACCGACATGACGCGCGCGCTGAGCGAAGAACAGCGCGCGGGCATTCTGGCGGAAGTGCCTGCAGGTCGTCTCGGCAGCGCGCAGGAAATCGCCAATGCCGTTGCATTTTTAGCCTCTGACGAAGCAGCCTACATCACCGGTGAAACGCTGCACGTCAATGGCGGAATGTATATGGTTTAA
- the mltG gene encoding endolytic transglycosylase MltG has protein sequence MMTKSKKCVLALLAAALLIIAYGYWQTRQFADAPLTIDRETIFTLPAGAGRVALEAGLESQHIISSTPWFGILLKLQPELARFKAGTYRFTPKMRVREMLQLLASGKEAQFPLRFVEGSRMQEWLSQLRSAPYLKHTLADDKLATVAAALKLSGEQQGVEGWFYPDTYLYTANTTEVALLKRALERMKKQVDDEWQGKVANLPYNSKNDMLTMASIIEKETAISAERGKVASVFINRLRLGMRLQTDPTVIYGMGDSYQGILTRKNLETPSAFNTYVISGLPPAPIAMPGKASLQAAAHPEQTDFLYFVADGKGGHTFTTNLASHNKAVQVYRLAQKEKHEQ, from the coding sequence ATGATGACTAAAAGCAAAAAGTGCGTGCTGGCGCTGTTGGCGGCAGCACTGTTGATTATCGCTTATGGCTACTGGCAAACGCGGCAGTTCGCCGATGCTCCTTTGACAATTGATCGCGAGACTATTTTCACGCTACCCGCCGGTGCGGGCCGTGTGGCGCTGGAGGCCGGGCTGGAGTCCCAGCATATTATCAGCAGTACCCCGTGGTTCGGCATATTACTTAAGCTGCAGCCCGAGCTGGCCAGGTTCAAAGCCGGAACCTACCGTTTTACGCCAAAAATGCGCGTGCGTGAGATGCTGCAGCTGCTGGCCAGCGGCAAAGAAGCCCAGTTTCCGCTGCGCTTTGTGGAAGGGTCCCGCATGCAGGAGTGGCTAAGCCAGCTACGCAGCGCACCTTACCTGAAGCACACGCTGGCGGATGACAAACTGGCGACCGTGGCTGCCGCCCTGAAACTCAGCGGCGAACAGCAGGGGGTGGAAGGCTGGTTCTACCCTGATACCTATCTTTACACGGCTAACACCACCGAGGTGGCGCTGCTGAAACGCGCTCTTGAGCGTATGAAAAAGCAGGTTGATGATGAATGGCAGGGGAAGGTGGCTAATCTGCCGTACAACAGCAAAAATGATATGCTGACAATGGCATCGATTATTGAGAAAGAGACGGCGATAAGCGCCGAACGTGGCAAAGTAGCCTCGGTCTTTATCAATCGCTTACGGCTGGGGATGCGCCTGCAAACCGATCCAACGGTGATCTATGGCATGGGCGACAGCTACCAGGGCATTCTGACGCGCAAAAATTTGGAAACACCATCAGCCTTCAATACCTATGTGATCAGCGGCCTGCCGCCAGCGCCGATTGCGATGCCGGGCAAAGCTTCTCTGCAGGCGGCTGCGCATCCGGAGCAGACTGACTTCCTCTATTTTGTTGCCGACGGTAAAGGTGGTCATACTTTTACCACCAATCTGGCCAGCCACAATAAAGCCGTACAGGTTTATCGCCTGGCGCAGAAGGAAAAGCATGAACAGTAA
- the fabF gene encoding beta-ketoacyl-ACP synthase II, whose protein sequence is MSKRRVVVTGLGMLSPVGNTVESTWNALVAGQSGISPIDHFDTSAYATRFAGLVKDFNCADFIPRKDLKKMDDFIQYGIVAGIQAMQDSGLEITEENACRIGAAIGSGIGGLGLIEKNHTSLMNDGPRKISPFFVPSTIVNMIAGHLTIMFGMKGPSISISTACTSGVHNIGHAARIIAYNDADVMLAGGAEKGSTPLGVGGFGAARALSMRNDDPQAASRPWDKDRDGFVLGDGAGVVVLEEYEHAKKRGAKIYAEVVGFGMSSDAYHMTSPPENGAGAALAVVNALKDAHLSAEKIGYINAHGTSTPAGDKAEVQAVKSVFGTSARSVMVSSTKSMTGHLLGAAGAVESIFSILALRDQVVPPTINLDNPDEGCDLDFVPHTARQTKGMEYVLCNSFGFGGTNGSLIFRKI, encoded by the coding sequence GTGTCTAAGCGTCGTGTAGTTGTGACTGGTCTTGGCATGTTGTCTCCTGTCGGCAATACCGTAGAGTCTACCTGGAATGCTCTTGTTGCCGGTCAGAGTGGCATCAGCCCGATCGACCATTTTGATACTAGTGCCTACGCAACGCGTTTTGCTGGCTTAGTAAAGGATTTTAATTGTGCTGACTTCATCCCGCGCAAAGATCTGAAAAAGATGGATGACTTCATTCAATATGGAATTGTCGCTGGCATTCAGGCCATGCAGGATTCCGGCCTGGAAATTACCGAAGAGAACGCTTGTCGTATTGGTGCCGCTATTGGTTCCGGTATCGGCGGTCTTGGCCTGATCGAAAAAAACCACACCTCTCTGATGAACGATGGTCCGCGCAAAATTAGCCCGTTCTTCGTTCCCTCAACCATCGTTAATATGATTGCCGGGCACCTGACCATCATGTTTGGTATGAAAGGTCCCAGTATTTCTATCTCCACCGCCTGTACCTCTGGTGTGCATAACATCGGCCATGCGGCACGCATTATCGCCTATAACGATGCTGACGTTATGCTGGCGGGCGGTGCCGAGAAAGGCAGTACGCCGCTTGGCGTTGGTGGTTTTGGCGCGGCTCGTGCACTCTCTATGCGCAACGACGATCCGCAGGCGGCAAGCCGTCCGTGGGATAAAGACCGTGACGGCTTTGTACTGGGTGACGGCGCTGGCGTTGTCGTGCTGGAAGAGTACGAGCATGCGAAAAAGCGCGGTGCGAAAATCTATGCCGAAGTGGTCGGTTTTGGTATGAGCAGCGATGCTTACCATATGACGTCTCCACCGGAAAACGGTGCCGGGGCAGCGCTGGCGGTTGTCAATGCTCTGAAAGACGCGCATCTCTCCGCTGAGAAAATTGGCTATATCAATGCCCACGGCACCTCAACGCCTGCCGGGGATAAAGCCGAAGTTCAGGCGGTGAAGTCCGTATTTGGCACCAGCGCACGCAGCGTCATGGTTAGTTCGACTAAATCCATGACCGGTCACCTGTTAGGGGCGGCGGGCGCGGTAGAGTCGATCTTCAGCATCCTCGCGCTGCGTGACCAGGTGGTTCCACCGACCATCAATCTGGATAACCCGGATGAAGGTTGTGACCTGGACTTCGTCCCGCATACCGCGCGTCAGACAAAGGGCATGGAGTACGTACTCTGTAACTCATTTGGTTTCGGCGGAACCAACGGCTCGTTGATCTTCCGTAAAATCTGA
- the acpP gene encoding acyl carrier protein — MSTIEERVKKIIGEQLGVKQEEVVNTASFVEDLGADSLDTVELVMALEEEFDTEIPDEEAEKITTVQAAIDYINGHQA; from the coding sequence ATGAGCACTATCGAAGAACGCGTTAAGAAAATCATTGGCGAGCAGCTGGGCGTTAAGCAGGAAGAAGTTGTTAATACTGCCTCTTTTGTGGAAGATTTGGGCGCTGATTCTCTTGATACCGTTGAGCTGGTAATGGCTCTGGAAGAAGAGTTCGATACCGAGATCCCGGACGAAGAAGCTGAGAAAATCACTACCGTTCAGGCTGCTATTGATTATATCAATGGTCACCAGGCGTAA
- the tmk gene encoding dTMP kinase, translating into MNSKFIVIEGLEGAGKTTARDAVVSELQRHGINDIVFTREPGGTPLAEKLRDLIKQGIEGERVTNSAELLMLYAARVQLVENVIKPALARGAWVVGDRHDLSSQAYQGGGRGMNSDLMNCLKQAVLGDFSPDLTLYLDVTPQIGLQRARARGELDRIEQESLNFFTRTRERYLALASADSRIKTIDATRPLEQVTAALQQTLNQWLQEQQ; encoded by the coding sequence ATGAACAGTAAATTTATCGTTATTGAAGGCCTGGAAGGGGCAGGGAAAACCACAGCGCGTGATGCGGTTGTCAGCGAACTACAGCGCCACGGTATTAACGATATTGTCTTTACCCGCGAGCCGGGCGGGACGCCGCTAGCCGAGAAGCTGCGGGATTTGATCAAGCAGGGGATTGAAGGTGAACGTGTCACCAACAGCGCGGAGCTGTTGATGCTGTATGCCGCACGCGTCCAGCTGGTGGAAAACGTGATTAAACCGGCGCTGGCGCGTGGGGCGTGGGTAGTCGGAGATCGTCACGATCTCTCTTCTCAGGCTTATCAGGGCGGTGGCCGTGGTATGAACAGCGATCTGATGAACTGCCTGAAACAGGCGGTACTGGGCGATTTTTCCCCGGACCTGACGCTGTACCTTGATGTTACCCCGCAAATCGGTTTGCAGCGCGCGCGCGCGCGCGGAGAACTGGACCGCATTGAGCAGGAGTCGCTCAACTTCTTCACCCGCACACGCGAGCGTTATCTCGCCCTGGCGTCGGCCGATAGTCGTATCAAAACCATCGATGCCACTCGGCCGCTGGAGCAGGTGACGGCCGCGCTGCAACAGACGCTGAACCAGTGGTTACAGGAACAGCAATGA
- the holB gene encoding DNA polymerase III subunit delta', producing MNWYPWLNHSYKQIIAQHVAQRGHHALLIQALPGMGDDALIWGIGRWLMCRQPEGLKSCGKCHACALMLAGNHPDWYQLEAEKGKNALGIDAVRGVTDKLYHYAQQGGAKVVWLPDAQQLTEAAANALLKTLEEPPKNTWFLLSSREPSRLLPTLRSRCLLWHLAPPDEGQSLQWLQKHCAAGLNERSAALRLSAGAPAAALAFLDEKTWQQRLQLCQALPAALSDDLLSLLPVLHHDDVARRIAWLCSLLVDAVKWQQGGGQFISNIDQQAVVIHLASLLPSSVLDASLRQWMVCRDRLLTVVAVNRELLLTQQLLSWESIIKPVFSDSAFKE from the coding sequence ATGAACTGGTATCCGTGGCTCAACCACAGTTATAAGCAAATCATCGCGCAGCATGTTGCGCAGCGCGGCCATCATGCACTGCTGATCCAGGCGCTGCCCGGCATGGGGGACGATGCGCTTATCTGGGGTATCGGACGCTGGCTGATGTGCCGGCAACCTGAGGGGCTTAAAAGCTGCGGAAAGTGTCATGCCTGTGCGCTGATGCTGGCCGGTAATCATCCTGACTGGTATCAGCTGGAGGCCGAAAAGGGTAAAAACGCCCTGGGTATCGATGCGGTGCGCGGCGTAACGGATAAGCTTTACCATTATGCACAGCAGGGCGGTGCAAAGGTGGTCTGGCTACCGGATGCACAGCAGCTAACCGAAGCGGCCGCCAATGCGCTGTTGAAAACCCTGGAAGAGCCGCCAAAAAACACCTGGTTTTTACTGAGCAGTCGTGAACCCTCGCGCCTGCTGCCCACGCTGCGCAGCCGCTGCCTGTTGTGGCATCTGGCTCCGCCGGATGAGGGGCAAAGCCTGCAATGGCTGCAGAAACACTGTGCTGCCGGCCTTAATGAGCGTAGCGCCGCACTGCGGCTGTCTGCCGGGGCGCCCGCAGCCGCTCTGGCATTTCTGGACGAAAAAACCTGGCAGCAGCGCCTGCAGCTGTGTCAGGCGCTCCCTGCTGCACTGTCCGACGATCTACTGAGTTTACTGCCTGTGTTACATCATGATGACGTGGCACGGCGTATCGCCTGGCTATGTTCCCTGCTGGTGGATGCGGTGAAATGGCAGCAGGGCGGCGGTCAATTTATCAGCAATATTGACCAACAGGCAGTGGTTATCCATCTCGCCAGCCTGTTACCGTCCAGCGTGCTTGATGCCAGCCTGCGCCAGTGGATGGTCTGCCGCGATCGGTTGTTGACGGTGGTGGCGGTCAACCGTGAGCTGCTGCTGACGCAACAGTTGTTAAGCTGGGAAAGCATCATTAAGCCGGTATTTTCCGATTCAGCGTTTAAAGAGTAA